In Pseudoxanthomonas sp. SE1, the genomic stretch GGATCTCACGGCGCATGCCGGCTACCACGTCCTCGTCCCGTTCGATCTTGCCGCCCAGGCCGTTGTACTTGCCCAGATGCTGGTCGTCCTGACGTGCATTGCGATGGATCAGCAACACCTGCGAACGATCGGGCGACAGCACGTAGCCGAGCGTGGCGACGATGGGGGTGTAGGGCATGCGCGGTTTCCTGTGCAATGGCCGTGCATTCTAGCGTTGGCTGTCGTGGGAGCGACGCGAGTCGCGATGGCCGCACCAGCAAACCCCATTTCGCGACTTACGTCGCTGCCACAGCGGCTGACGCCCGCGCGGCCATCAGCCGGTCGAGCACCGACTTCAATGCGAGCGGCCGCACCGGCTTGGCCAGCAGCGGCAGTTCCGCATCCCGGACGGCACGGCGCACGGCATCGGTCTGGTCGGCACTCAGGATCAGGCACGGACGTTGACCATGCGAGGCACGCAGGCGTTCGGCCAGCGCGACGCCGGTGTCGCCGGCATCCAGGTGGTAGTCGAACAACCAGAGGTCCGCATCCCGCTCGCGCAAAGCGGCATCGGCCGCCGCGCCATCGCTGGCGGTCGCCACACTGCATCCCCAGCCTTCCAGCACCTGGCGCAGGGCAGCCAGCGCTTCGGGATCGTTGTCGACCGCCAGCACATGGCGACCGGCCAGGCCGGGCTTGCCGGCCAGGGAAGGGATCGCCGCAGGGGCCGCCACGCGCACCAGATCCACCGCGAAAACGGCGCCGTGCCCTACCCGGCTGCGCAGCGACAGCGGAGCGTCGAGCAGCACGGCGATACGGTCCGCGATCGACAGGCCCAGGCCCAGGCCCTGTCCCGGCACATCGTCGCCGCGCCGGAATTCCTCGAAGATCCGGCGCTGCTCGGACTCGGCGATGCCTGGCCCCGTGTCCCACACTTCGATGCGCACGCGCGCATGGCGCCAGCGCGCGCCGAGCAGTACGCCACCGCGCGCGGTGTAGCGCACGGCATTGGCCAGGAAGTTCTGCAGGATCCGGCGCAGCAGTTGCGGATCGGTATGCACCCAGGCACGCGTGGGCACGATGTCGAACGACAGTCCTCGCTCAAGCGCGAGTACGCGGAACTCGGAGGCCAGCGGCTCCAGCACTTCCATCAACGGCAGGTCGCGCGGCTCGGGCAGCAGGCCACCGGCTTCCAGCCGCGACATGTCCAGCAGGCCGGTCAGCAGATCGGTGGTGGAATCCAGCGCCCCGCGCACCTGCAGCGCCGTCTCGCGCTGCCGCGCCTCCGGCAGCTGCTGCGACAGCGCGTCGGTGAACAGCTGCGCCGCGTGCAGCGGCTGCAGCAGGTCGTGACCGATCGCGGTCAGGAAGCGGCTCTTCGCGTCGTTCGCGTGTTCGGCTTCGCGCTTGGCGGTTTCCAGCAACGCGGTGCGTTCGACCACGCGCTGCTCCAGCGTCTCGTTGGCCTGCTTGAGTTCGCGCTCGGCCTGGCGTGATGCGGTGACGTCGGTGTAGGTGGCCACGAAGCCGCCGCCCGGCATGGGATTGCCGCGCACCTCCACGATGCTGCCATCCGGGAACACGCGCTCGGTCAGGTGCGGCGTGCCGGCACGCATGAAGGCCAGGCGCCGCTCCAGCGCACGTTCGTCGTGTCCGCGCTGCGGCATGCGCTGCAACGCCCAGCGGGTCAGGTCGGCGATGGGACGCCCGACCTGCAGCAGATCGGAGGGAAAGCCGAACATCTGCGCATAGCGCCGGTTCCACGCCACCAGCCGCTGATCGCGGTCGATCACGCTGATGCCCTGGCTCATGTTCTGCAACGCGGCCTCCAGCACCTGCTGGTTGAAGCGCAGGTCCTGCGATGCTTCGCCCACGATGGCGGCCACCGTCTCCAGGTCGCCGGTTTCGCGACGCGCCGCGTCCAGCAGGAGCCGCGCGGACGCAGAACCCAGCACCGCCGACAGTTCGCGCTCGAGCCGGGCTTCGATGATCGCCGGCACCGGTCCGTTGCGCGGCGCGTCGGCCAACAGTTCCTCCACGCGCTCGCGCGGCAGGAAGCGACGGCCGGCATCGCGCAGCGTCTTCGCATCGAAGCCCCGGCTGTCGGCGCGGCGCGGCGCCGCACCGCGCCAGCTCGCCACCAGCAACGTGACCACGGTGCCCACGAACAGGCTGACACCGACGGCGCGACCCAGGCGGCTCCATCCGGTCAGGCCGAAAAAGCCGTCCGGTGACAGGCCGGCCAGACCGAATGGCCCCGTCTGCAGCCATGCCGGCGAAACGCCGCGTGCATCCATCGCCACCGGCAGCAGCAACAGCCATGCCCACACCAGGAACCCGGCCACGATGCCGGCGATGACGGCCCGCGGCGATGTCTGCGGACGCCAGATGGCGAACGCCAGCGCTGGCGCCAGCGTGGCCAATGCGGAGAACGACACTGCGCCCACGTCGGCCAGCGCATCATTGCCGGCGATCAGGCGGCTGTACGCCCACGCCAGCAGCATCACCGCCACGATCCCCACGCGACGTTGCGTCAGCACGGCCCCGCGCAGGTCGCGTCCGGTACCGCGTACCCAGCCCCCCCGCAACAGGCCCGGCGCCAGCCAGTGATTGCCGATCATCAGGCTGAGCGTCAGCGTGCTGACCACCACCATGCCGGTGGCCGCACTCAGGCCGCCGAGGAACGCGAGCAACGCCAGGCCCTGGTGCCCCTGCGACAACGGCAGCGCCAGCACGTAGAGGTCGGAGGGCACCGCATCGCCGAACATCGCGCCGCCCGCGCGCGCCAACGGCAGCAGCGGTGCCGCCATCAGCACCATGTACAGCGGGAACAGCCAGCGCGCGGTACGCACATGGCGCTCGTCCCGGCATTCCACCACGCCCACGTGTACCTGGTGCGGCAGGGTGAACATCGCCAGCACGCCCAGCGCCACCAGCGGCAGGAAACCATACGTGGTGGAAGCAGGCGCAGGTGCAGGCGGCGGCACTTCCAGGTCCGGCAGACCGAACCACACGAACAATCCCAACGCCAGCATCGCCGCCAGCTTGAACAGCGACTCGAACGCCATCGCCAGGATCAGGCCGCGGTTGTGCTCCACCGCGCTCGCGCGGCGCGTGCCGAACAGCATCGCGAACACGGCCATCGCCAGCGCGACGTACAGCGCGCTGTCCTGCCAGGCCGGCAGCGCGTCATTGCCGGGTGAGCGTGTCAGCAGCGCGAAGCTCATCGCCACGGCCTTCAGCTGCAACGCGATGTACGGAATCAGGCCCAGCGCCGCGACCAGCGTCACCGTGGCCGCGAGCCAGCCGTCCTTGCCCAGCCGCGTGGCGATCAGGTCGGCCAGCGACGTGGCATTCGACTCGCGCGCCATCCGCACCAGCCGCACCAGCAGGAACGCGCCGAACAGGTACAGCAGGATGGTGCCGACGAACGTGGGCGGCAGCGGCCAACCGTAGCGCGCCGCCTGGGTCACCGTGCCGAAGAACGTCCACGAGGTGCAGTACACCGCCAGCGACAGCGCGTAGATGTACGGCCACTGCACCGCCAGCACGCGCGGGTGCCGCTCGGCGTACAGCGCTGATCCGAACAGCACGCCCAGCCACAGCAGGCCGGCGAACACCACCATGCCGACGCTCAGCATGCAGCCCCCCACGTAGCGTGCGCTGCGCGCACGACCGCGCAATGCCAGACTCCACCTGAAGACAGCCCCGTGACATCCAACGCCGCATCACGGCTCACACCCAGGTGACGCATGAAGGGTTCCGTTGTCGTGCGCACGGCGCACGCTACCTCGTCGGCGATGCTCCCGGACGCGAGACCCACAGCGAAAACCGGACCCACGGTAGCGTGCGCCATGCGCACGACCCCCCGATGCGCGAACCAGCACATCGGTCCCACCGCGACGTTCGACGCAGTGTCGCAGCCGGGCCGTGCGAGGCGCATGGCGGATTCGGCGATGCGCGCAGCGCACGCGACAGGACGGGATGGCATGCGCGGGAGCATAACGCAGCAACGGCGGGCTTTCGCCCGCCGTTGCCGTTCCCGCATCGTCGCCCTGCGCGTGCTCAGAAATCGTAGCGCGCGGTCAGGCTGTACTGGCGCGGCGGGCCGTAGAAGCCGGACAGCACGCCCAGCGCCGCCTGCAGGTTGTAACCGGTGGTGCGGTATTCCTCGTCGGTGAGGTTGGTCCCCTGCAGCGAGAACGACCATGCGTCGTTCGCGCGCCAGACCAC encodes the following:
- a CDS encoding PAS-domain containing protein, whose product is MLSVGMVVFAGLLWLGVLFGSALYAERHPRVLAVQWPYIYALSLAVYCTSWTFFGTVTQAARYGWPLPPTFVGTILLYLFGAFLLVRLVRMARESNATSLADLIATRLGKDGWLAATVTLVAALGLIPYIALQLKAVAMSFALLTRSPGNDALPAWQDSALYVALAMAVFAMLFGTRRASAVEHNRGLILAMAFESLFKLAAMLALGLFVWFGLPDLEVPPPAPAPASTTYGFLPLVALGVLAMFTLPHQVHVGVVECRDERHVRTARWLFPLYMVLMAAPLLPLARAGGAMFGDAVPSDLYVLALPLSQGHQGLALLAFLGGLSAATGMVVVSTLTLSLMIGNHWLAPGLLRGGWVRGTGRDLRGAVLTQRRVGIVAVMLLAWAYSRLIAGNDALADVGAVSFSALATLAPALAFAIWRPQTSPRAVIAGIVAGFLVWAWLLLLPVAMDARGVSPAWLQTGPFGLAGLSPDGFFGLTGWSRLGRAVGVSLFVGTVVTLLVASWRGAAPRRADSRGFDAKTLRDAGRRFLPRERVEELLADAPRNGPVPAIIEARLERELSAVLGSASARLLLDAARRETGDLETVAAIVGEASQDLRFNQQVLEAALQNMSQGISVIDRDQRLVAWNRRYAQMFGFPSDLLQVGRPIADLTRWALQRMPQRGHDERALERRLAFMRAGTPHLTERVFPDGSIVEVRGNPMPGGGFVATYTDVTASRQAERELKQANETLEQRVVERTALLETAKREAEHANDAKSRFLTAIGHDLLQPLHAAQLFTDALSQQLPEARQRETALQVRGALDSTTDLLTGLLDMSRLEAGGLLPEPRDLPLMEVLEPLASEFRVLALERGLSFDIVPTRAWVHTDPQLLRRILQNFLANAVRYTARGGVLLGARWRHARVRIEVWDTGPGIAESEQRRIFEEFRRGDDVPGQGLGLGLSIADRIAVLLDAPLSLRSRVGHGAVFAVDLVRVAAPAAIPSLAGKPGLAGRHVLAVDNDPEALAALRQVLEGWGCSVATASDGAAADAALRERDADLWLFDYHLDAGDTGVALAERLRASHGQRPCLILSADQTDAVRRAVRDAELPLLAKPVRPLALKSVLDRLMAARASAAVAAT